The Paraburkholderia bonniea genome includes a window with the following:
- a CDS encoding ABC transporter permease, which yields MKFSKPLFAPHTSLIERVWYFVLRGLVALTLLYLILPVLAIVPLSFSSSTFLVYPIPGWSLRWYENLLGSSDWRLAAKNSFIVAPSATVVATVLGTLAAIGLNKANFRGKTLLMAILISPMIVPVVVVGVGMYLFFAPLGLASTYTGLILAHASLGVPFVVTTVAATLQGFNYNLVRASQSLGASPVQTFFRITLPVIAPGVISGALFAFATSFDEVVVTLFLAGAQQTTLPRQMFTGIRENISPTIAALATILIVFSTCLLLALEWLRGRSAARAVA from the coding sequence ATGAAATTTTCCAAGCCGCTATTCGCGCCCCATACCTCGCTGATCGAACGCGTGTGGTACTTCGTGCTGCGTGGCCTGGTTGCGCTGACCTTGCTGTATCTGATCTTGCCGGTGCTGGCGATCGTGCCGCTGTCGTTTTCATCGAGCACGTTTCTGGTGTATCCGATTCCAGGCTGGTCGCTGCGCTGGTATGAAAACCTGCTGGGCTCAAGCGACTGGCGTCTGGCGGCGAAAAACAGTTTTATCGTCGCGCCGTCCGCGACGGTGGTGGCGACCGTGCTTGGCACGCTGGCCGCGATTGGCCTGAACAAGGCGAACTTTCGCGGCAAGACACTGCTGATGGCCATCCTGATTTCGCCAATGATCGTGCCGGTGGTGGTGGTGGGCGTCGGCATGTACCTGTTTTTTGCTCCGCTTGGCCTGGCTAGCACCTATACCGGGCTGATCCTCGCGCATGCCTCGCTGGGCGTGCCGTTTGTCGTCACCACGGTCGCGGCGACCCTACAGGGCTTTAACTACAACCTGGTGCGAGCCAGCCAGTCACTGGGGGCGAGCCCGGTGCAGACGTTCTTTCGCATCACGCTGCCGGTCATTGCACCGGGGGTGATCTCGGGGGCGTTGTTTGCGTTTGCCACCTCGTTCGACGAAGTGGTCGTCACGCTCTTTCTGGCCGGCGCGCAGCAAACCACGCTGCCACGGCAGATGTTTACCGGCATCCGCGAGAACATTAGTCCGACGATTGCCGCGCTGGCTACCATCCTGATTGTTTTTTCGACATGCCTGCTGCTGGCGCTGGAGTGGCTGCGTGGCCGGAGCGCCGCGCGGGCAGTGGCTTAA
- a CDS encoding ABC transporter permease → MTTITAGAPAESLVKLKRELKLGEARKRAMALLLIAPLAIFLLLIFVLPIGVLLTRAVQNPEVITALPQTVGALHAWDRKTPPADSAYAALAADLTLAKESESLGGLARRLNTEIPGFRSLMSKTTRAMPLVDDTGHTLPAAQIRAKLLDVDPRWAEVAYWQAIAKNGSAYSPFYLLASLDHRQDAFGHIAPTNPDQRIYLTVFGRTFLIGAVVTFCALLLGYPLAYWISRLSERRANLVMILVLIPFWTSILVRVAAWIVLLQSEGLVNKALVGSGLLQASLPLLFNRVGVYISMTHILLPFMILPLYSVMKSIPPTYQRAAISLGSHPFAAFWRVYVPQTYPGVGAGALLVFILAIGYYITPALLGGPDDQMVSYYVAYFTNVTINWGMACALGGLLLAATLVLYVIYGRFTRSPANLG, encoded by the coding sequence ATGACGACCATCACAGCCGGTGCGCCGGCCGAATCGCTCGTAAAACTGAAACGTGAACTCAAGCTAGGCGAAGCCAGAAAGCGCGCGATGGCGCTGCTGCTGATCGCGCCATTAGCGATTTTTCTGTTGCTGATCTTTGTGCTGCCGATTGGCGTGCTGCTGACGCGCGCGGTGCAAAACCCGGAGGTCATCACCGCCTTGCCGCAGACGGTTGGCGCACTCCACGCCTGGGACCGCAAGACGCCCCCGGCCGATAGTGCCTATGCCGCGCTTGCCGCTGACCTGACGCTGGCGAAAGAGAGCGAATCACTGGGCGGCCTCGCCCGGCGTTTGAACACCGAGATTCCAGGCTTTCGCTCGCTGATGTCGAAAACCACCCGGGCGATGCCGCTGGTGGACGACACGGGTCACACCCTGCCTGCGGCGCAAATCCGGGCGAAGCTGCTCGATGTTGATCCGCGCTGGGCCGAAGTGGCTTACTGGCAGGCGATTGCGAAAAACGGCAGCGCGTATTCGCCGTTCTATCTGCTGGCCTCGCTGGATCACCGGCAAGACGCGTTTGGCCATATCGCCCCCACGAACCCAGACCAGCGCATTTATCTGACCGTGTTTGGCCGCACGTTTCTGATTGGTGCGGTGGTGACGTTCTGCGCGTTGCTGCTGGGCTATCCGCTGGCGTACTGGATTTCGAGGCTCTCGGAGCGGCGCGCCAATCTCGTGATGATCCTGGTGCTGATTCCTTTCTGGACCTCGATTCTGGTGCGCGTTGCCGCCTGGATCGTGCTGCTGCAAAGCGAGGGCCTGGTCAACAAGGCGCTGGTCGGCAGCGGGCTGTTGCAGGCCTCATTGCCACTGCTCTTCAATCGCGTCGGGGTGTACATCTCGATGACGCATATCTTGCTGCCCTTCATGATCTTGCCGCTGTACAGCGTGATGAAATCCATCCCACCGACCTACCAGCGCGCAGCCATCTCGCTCGGCAGCCATCCGTTCGCGGCGTTCTGGCGGGTGTATGTGCCGCAAACCTATCCGGGCGTGGGGGCGGGCGCGTTGCTGGTTTTCATCCTGGCGATTGGTTACTACATCACGCCCGCACTGCTGGGCGGCCCGGACGATCAGATGGTCAGCTATTACGTCGCCTATTTCACCAACGTGACGATCAACTGGGGCATGGCGTGCGCGCTCGGTGGTTTGCTGCTCGCCGCCACGCTCGTGCTGTATGTGATCTACGGACGCTTCACGCGTTCGCCAGCGAATCTCGGCTGA
- a CDS encoding ABC transporter ATP-binding protein, whose amino-acid sequence MKTSDVIVSFRGVRKTYDGETQVVKQLDLDIYQGEFLTLLGPSGSGKTTCLMMLAGFEFPTGGEIWLDGTLLNKVPPHKRDIGMVFQNYALFPHLTVEQNIAYPLTVRKLAAKERIERVQHALEMVQMARFGKRYPAQLSGGQQQRIALARALVFEPKLVLMDEPLGALDKQLREHMQYELKSLHEKLGLTFVYVTHDQGEALTMSDRVAVFDNGIVQQLDTVDRLYESPGNAFVANFIGDSNQLRGTIASVDGEFCELQLLDGTRLRGCNIGGAQVGAAAVASIRPERMKLAVNGTRNGGNALTGEARGLIYFGDHVRMRCGLREQNECFVKVPLGTAALDTFAPGAPVALEFAPEHLRVFGLAA is encoded by the coding sequence ATGAAGACCAGCGACGTGATCGTCAGCTTCCGGGGCGTGCGCAAGACTTACGACGGCGAAACACAAGTCGTCAAGCAACTGGATCTGGATATTTATCAAGGGGAGTTTCTGACGCTGCTTGGGCCCTCGGGCTCGGGCAAGACCACCTGCCTGATGATGCTGGCCGGGTTTGAATTTCCGACCGGTGGCGAAATCTGGCTGGACGGCACCTTGCTCAACAAGGTGCCGCCGCACAAGCGCGATATCGGCATGGTGTTTCAGAACTACGCGCTGTTTCCCCATTTGACCGTCGAACAAAACATTGCCTATCCGCTAACCGTGCGCAAGCTCGCCGCGAAAGAGCGCATCGAGCGGGTGCAGCACGCGCTAGAGATGGTGCAGATGGCGCGCTTCGGCAAGCGCTACCCCGCGCAGCTTTCGGGGGGCCAGCAGCAGCGCATCGCGCTGGCACGCGCGCTGGTGTTTGAGCCGAAGCTGGTGCTGATGGATGAACCGCTTGGCGCACTCGACAAGCAACTGCGCGAGCACATGCAATACGAGCTCAAGTCATTACACGAGAAGCTGGGCTTGACCTTCGTCTACGTCACGCATGACCAGGGCGAAGCGCTCACGATGTCCGACCGCGTGGCGGTATTCGATAACGGCATCGTGCAGCAGCTCGATACCGTGGATCGTCTGTATGAATCGCCAGGCAACGCGTTCGTGGCGAACTTCATCGGTGACAGCAACCAGTTGCGCGGCACGATTGCGAGCGTCGACGGCGAATTCTGCGAACTGCAACTGCTGGATGGCACGCGTCTGAGGGGCTGCAATATTGGCGGCGCGCAAGTGGGCGCGGCGGCGGTGGCCAGCATTCGCCCCGAGCGCATGAAGCTGGCCGTCAACGGCACGCGCAACGGAGGCAACGCGCTGACAGGCGAGGCGCGCGGGCTGATTTATTTCGGCGACCACGTGCGCATGCGCTGCGGGCTGCGCGAGCAAAACGAATGCTTCGTCAAGGTGCCCCTCGGCACGGCCGCCCTCGATACCTTCGCGCCTGGCGCGCCAGTTGCGCTCGAATTTGCGCCAGAACATCTGCGCGTCTTTGGCCTGGCCGCCTGA
- a CDS encoding DUF748 domain-containing protein translates to MASLNKNRLFSLAQHAQAAARAPRTRRILTGLLIFLVVFGLLGFFAAPPLLRHFAAQQLSKQLERPVTIGRIALNPYTLSLEADRIHIGERGAAGAFVDIERLRVRPSWSSLLRAAPIINEVRLDSPRIHVVRYDAQRFNFTDLIEKFSTPSAPGSKPTLFSVSNIRLENGQITFDDRLLGEQHVLDQWKLGIPFIATLPAKADIFVEPLLRARIDGSPLALDGKTKPFTASRESEVSLRFDGLDLPRLLSYVPAKLPLTVQSGKLSSNLTLNFVMSGDAPSLRVSGTTDLTQLNVLDQHHAPFFAAQALHVAAATLEPLNNRYRFNEIRVEAPTLALARDKAGVLSIERMFVTSESKLKPELKRETTAHPQKPSALASSANGGSASVTATAPTAPTAPTAPTAPTAPTAPTAKTTPVAPLDLSIKRFVLNQGTLDFSDAAASKPTQLGLKHLAVTVADFSTLGKTAAHYTLNTAFRDTAGGLDSAGSFALATHTALAQINLKNTSLPLLQPYLDSFTAAQVKAGTVSANASLSVDWSKTPVNLQVGESELNLQSLQLATPRGKTSALTLAQGQVAVKRIDVPARLAEISSISVTGLTLDATRLKDGSIDLAALAGPHQVAAERTARHALKQLEQDPAWRYTIDELNLKDSAASWTDQSTARPVKLVVKPLQLNLRQISQDLSRPVPLSLQATLNRKGTLGVTGNVTPTPLKLALKLNAKRLDAAAFEPYFGDKLNAVIASALLNADGTLELSQAKTLKAAYRGDAALVDVRMLDKASSDPFAGWRSLALTGLKANYGDSGVEVDAARVNFAHFYGRVMLDAQGRLNLKDVVAHQTGEAQSLTRGAADGHEPVPLTPDAASGASTATATAPATASAPATVVAATPPQHAVKLHFGQLVLQSGRVKYTDNFIKPNFTADLVQIKGTIGAFGTDSKTPAPVEINAQLAANGPLAIRGTVNPMIQKPALDLTASAHDVALTNLTPYSAKYAGYPITKGKLNVDLHYKLENDRLSANNHLFIDQLTFGDHVENTTATKLPVRLAISLLKNSRGEIDVNIPVSGSLDNPEFSLGGLIWHAVLNLIQKAVTAPFSLLANAFGGNGEELGYVEFEPGAAKLSEASDKKLDTIARALADKPSIRIDLIGRADPALDEPALRALYVERLVKQQKIKSLVGNGESIDLSSVTVSPDEYSKYLTKAYKAADFKKPRNFVGLTKKQPDDEMKRALMEHADINEGSLRELAQLRTQHVRQYFEGKIDSGRIFIVAPKLDTKGINDKGATTRVDFGLK, encoded by the coding sequence ATGGCATCGCTCAATAAAAACCGACTCTTTTCCCTCGCGCAGCATGCTCAAGCTGCCGCTCGCGCGCCTCGCACCCGGCGCATCCTGACAGGGTTGCTGATCTTTCTCGTGGTATTCGGCTTGCTGGGCTTTTTTGCCGCACCGCCGCTGCTACGCCATTTCGCCGCGCAGCAGCTCAGCAAACAGCTTGAGCGCCCTGTCACCATCGGCCGGATCGCGCTGAATCCGTACACGCTGAGCCTCGAAGCCGACCGTATTCATATCGGTGAGCGCGGCGCGGCAGGTGCATTTGTCGATATCGAAAGATTGCGCGTACGGCCATCGTGGAGCTCGCTGCTGCGCGCCGCACCGATCATCAACGAAGTGCGGCTCGATTCGCCGCGGATTCATGTGGTGCGTTATGACGCACAGCGCTTCAATTTCACCGACCTGATCGAGAAGTTCTCGACGCCCTCAGCGCCTGGCAGCAAGCCGACGTTGTTTTCCGTTTCGAACATTCGCCTCGAAAACGGCCAGATCACGTTTGATGACCGTCTGCTCGGTGAACAGCACGTGCTCGATCAATGGAAGCTCGGCATTCCGTTTATCGCCACGCTGCCTGCCAAGGCCGATATTTTTGTCGAACCGCTGCTGCGAGCACGCATCGACGGCAGCCCGCTGGCGCTGGATGGCAAGACCAAGCCCTTCACGGCTTCCCGTGAATCCGAAGTGTCGCTACGGTTTGACGGGCTCGATTTGCCGCGCCTGTTGTCGTATGTCCCAGCGAAGCTGCCGCTGACGGTTCAGTCCGGCAAGCTATCGAGCAACCTGACGCTGAACTTCGTGATGTCCGGCGACGCGCCCTCGCTCCGGGTGAGTGGCACCACGGACCTCACCCAGCTCAACGTGCTCGACCAACACCACGCACCGTTTTTTGCCGCGCAGGCGCTGCACGTCGCCGCCGCCACGCTTGAACCACTGAATAACCGGTATCGCTTCAATGAAATTCGCGTCGAAGCGCCGACGCTTGCGCTGGCGCGTGACAAAGCAGGCGTGCTGAGCATCGAGCGGATGTTCGTGACGTCAGAGTCAAAGCTAAAGCCGGAGTTAAAGCGCGAGACAACAGCGCACCCGCAAAAACCCAGCGCGCTGGCCAGCAGCGCTAACGGCGGCAGCGCTAGCGTCACCGCAACAGCCCCAACAGCCCCAACAGCCCCAACAGCCCCAACAGCCCCAACAGCCCCAACAGCCCCAACAGCCAAAACCACCCCCGTCGCGCCGCTCGACCTGTCGATCAAGCGTTTCGTCCTGAACCAAGGCACGCTTGATTTCAGCGATGCCGCCGCTTCGAAGCCGACCCAACTGGGCTTGAAGCATCTCGCCGTGACCGTGGCGGATTTCTCGACGCTAGGCAAAACCGCCGCGCATTACACCTTGAATACAGCGTTCCGCGATACCGCAGGCGGGCTCGATAGCGCGGGTTCGTTCGCGCTCGCAACGCACACTGCGCTGGCCCAGATCAACCTTAAAAACACATCGCTGCCGCTGCTGCAACCCTATCTGGACAGCTTCACGGCAGCTCAAGTGAAGGCTGGCACGGTGTCCGCGAATGCCAGCCTCAGCGTGGACTGGAGCAAAACGCCAGTGAATCTTCAGGTGGGCGAAAGTGAGTTGAACCTGCAGTCGCTCCAACTGGCCACACCACGCGGCAAAACCTCCGCGCTTACGCTGGCACAAGGCCAGGTGGCGGTGAAGCGCATCGACGTGCCAGCCCGCCTGGCCGAGATCAGCAGCATCAGCGTCACCGGCCTGACACTGGACGCAACACGCCTGAAAGACGGCAGCATCGATCTGGCCGCGCTTGCTGGGCCGCATCAGGTCGCCGCCGAGCGCACGGCGCGTCACGCGCTCAAACAACTCGAACAAGACCCGGCCTGGCGTTACACGATTGACGAGCTGAACCTGAAAGACAGCGCGGCAAGCTGGACTGACCAGAGCACCGCGCGCCCGGTCAAGCTGGTGGTGAAGCCGCTGCAACTGAACCTGCGTCAGATCAGCCAGGACCTGAGCCGCCCTGTGCCGCTCAGCCTGCAAGCGACGCTGAATCGCAAAGGCACGCTGGGCGTGACGGGCAACGTCACACCCACGCCGCTCAAGCTGGCACTGAAGCTCAACGCTAAACGCCTCGACGCCGCCGCCTTCGAGCCGTACTTCGGTGACAAGCTGAATGCCGTGATCGCCAGCGCACTGCTGAACGCCGATGGCACGCTTGAGCTAAGCCAGGCAAAAACCTTGAAAGCAGCGTACCGGGGCGACGCCGCGCTGGTCGACGTGCGCATGCTGGACAAGGCCAGCTCCGACCCCTTCGCAGGCTGGCGTTCGCTAGCGCTGACCGGGCTGAAAGCGAACTACGGTGATAGCGGCGTAGAGGTTGATGCCGCCCGGGTGAACTTCGCTCACTTCTATGGCCGCGTGATGCTCGACGCACAAGGCCGGCTGAACCTGAAAGACGTCGTGGCCCATCAAACCGGCGAAGCCCAGTCGCTCACGCGTGGCGCAGCGGATGGCCACGAACCCGTGCCACTGACACCCGATGCCGCTTCCGGGGCATCCACCGCCACCGCCACGGCCCCCGCTACTGCCTCAGCACCCGCCACGGTGGTCGCGGCGACACCACCGCAGCACGCCGTCAAACTGCATTTCGGCCAGTTGGTGTTGCAAAGCGGCCGGGTGAAATACACCGATAACTTCATCAAGCCGAATTTCACCGCCGATCTGGTGCAGATCAAAGGCACGATTGGCGCATTCGGCACCGATTCAAAAACCCCGGCACCGGTTGAGATCAATGCGCAGCTTGCCGCGAATGGCCCGCTGGCGATTCGCGGCACGGTGAATCCGATGATTCAAAAGCCCGCGCTGGATCTGACTGCCAGCGCGCATGACGTGGCGCTGACCAACCTGACGCCGTATTCCGCCAAATACGCGGGCTATCCGATCACCAAAGGCAAGCTCAATGTTGATCTGCATTACAAGCTGGAGAACGATCGGCTCAGCGCCAACAATCATTTGTTCATCGACCAGCTGACCTTTGGCGATCACGTCGAGAACACCACTGCCACCAAGCTGCCAGTCCGGCTGGCGATTTCGCTGTTGAAAAATTCACGAGGCGAGATCGACGTGAATATTCCCGTGTCCGGTTCGCTGGATAACCCAGAGTTCAGCCTCGGCGGGCTGATCTGGCACGCAGTGCTGAACCTGATTCAGAAAGCGGTGACCGCGCCGTTTTCGCTGCTGGCCAATGCGTTTGGCGGCAATGGCGAAGAACTGGGCTACGTTGAGTTCGAGCCCGGCGCGGCCAAGCTCTCGGAGGCCTCAGACAAAAAGCTCGACACCATCGCCCGGGCGCTGGCAGACAAACCTTCCATCCGCATTGACCTGATCGGCCGCGCCGACCCAGCGCTGGACGAGCCCGCTTTGCGTGCGTTGTACGTTGAACGGCTGGTGAAGCAACAAAAGATCAAGAGCCTGGTGGGCAACGGCGAAAGCATTGATCTGTCCAGCGTCACGGTCAGCCCTGACGAATACAGCAAATATCTGACCAAGGCGTATAAGGCGGCGGACTTTAAAAAGCCGCGCAATTTTGTCGGCCTGACCAAAAAGCAGCCAGACGACGAAATGAAACGCGCGCTGATGGAGCACGCGGACATCAACGAAGGCAGCCTGCGCGAACTGGCCCAGTTGCGGACCCAGCATGTGCGGCAATACTTCGAAGGCAAGATCGACAGCGGCCGCATCTTCATCGTCGCGCCGAAGCTCGACACCAAGGGCATTAACGATAAAGGGGCGACCACGCGCGTGGATTTCGGCCTGAAATAA
- a CDS encoding FMN-binding negative transcriptional regulator produces the protein MYLPAHFEENRPEVLHRLMTEHPFATLVTHSPSGLDANHLPFHFDPAGAPLGSLHAHVARANPVWQEVAAQPETLVIFQGPAAYISPNWYPDKHETHRQVPTYNYMVVHAHGRIVVREDEKFLRGLVGRLTRTMEATEAQPWKMSDAPADFMTQMLAAIVGLEIKITRLTGKWKLGQNKAARDRLGAAAALQAHGVEQQTQLAAAMRNATPSSDT, from the coding sequence ATGTATCTGCCCGCTCACTTCGAAGAAAACCGGCCTGAAGTTTTGCATCGGCTAATGACCGAACACCCCTTTGCCACACTTGTCACGCACAGCCCATCAGGCCTGGACGCCAATCATCTGCCGTTTCATTTCGATCCCGCCGGCGCGCCCCTCGGTTCGCTGCATGCCCACGTGGCCCGTGCCAATCCGGTCTGGCAGGAAGTCGCGGCACAGCCAGAAACCCTCGTGATCTTTCAGGGCCCTGCGGCCTATATTTCGCCCAACTGGTATCCCGACAAACACGAAACCCATCGCCAGGTACCAACCTATAACTACATGGTGGTGCATGCGCACGGGCGGATTGTGGTGCGCGAGGACGAGAAATTTTTGCGCGGCCTGGTTGGCCGGCTCACACGCACGATGGAAGCCACCGAAGCGCAACCATGGAAGATGAGCGACGCGCCTGCCGATTTCATGACGCAGATGCTGGCAGCCATCGTCGGCCTTGAGATCAAGATCACGCGTTTGACAGGCAAATGGAAGCTCGGACAAAACAAGGCCGCCCGTGACCGGCTGGGCGCGGCCGCTGCGCTGCAAGCACACGGCGTGGAGCAACAGACGCAGCTGGCTGCCGCGATGCGTAACGCCACGCCGTCTTCAGATACATGA
- a CDS encoding heavy metal translocating P-type ATPase: MTDLSQLQPQPPPVATSATITTELDLGGMTCASCAMRVEKALAKVPGVLSVSVNLATEQASVRLHQPVDPAQLVKAVTKAGYQATLHVSPGMSAATEAEAAATSLTNKPRTGNPSQHELILVLLCAALTLPLTLPMFGAWVGLHVMPPLWLQLALASVVQFVFGARFYRAAWYALRARSGNMDLLVALGTSAAYGVSVYQMTLHRGPADMLHLYFEASAVVITLVRFGKWLETGARRQTTDAIRALNALRPERARIRLNAEAGAGAGAQATGRYLERDVPLAEVRTGMEVVVRPGERMPVDGTVLEGQTHIDESLITGESLPVPKAPGDPVTAGSINGAGALVVSTTATGAETTLARIIRLVETAQAEKAPIQRLVDRVSAVFVPVILLIALVTFAGWMLAGASVESALLNAVAVLVIACPCALGLATPAAIMAGTGVAARHGVLIKDALALETAHRVNVVAFDKTGTLTLGQPSVTAFEPVAMSHGDALALAAAVQRHSDHPLARAVVQAFEQHRQQSAHDAASAQPSRSAVEPITASAAAVFAVVPSARAAAAATATTAAATSIATSAARAVPGRGVEAQVGDQALAIGSSRWLTELGLAVPPALAERAQQLEQAGNTVSWLMRLPSRLPAQPSPQNPGHEAALTPDTPETPDAASLTLSGAAQPAAVLALIGFGDTVKPGARAAIERLTHMGVRSLLLTGDNQGSAASIAANLGISEYHAQVLPDDKARIIRELKQRTAGVVAMVGDGINDAPALAAADIGMAMSTGTDVAMNAAGITLMRGDPALVADALDISRRTWRKIQQNLFWAFVYNLIGIPLAALGWLNPMLAGAAMAFSSVSVVGNALLLRFWRGQR; the protein is encoded by the coding sequence ATGACCGATCTCTCTCAGCTACAACCTCAACCTCCCCCCGTGGCCACCTCGGCCACCATCACCACCGAACTCGATCTAGGCGGCATGACTTGCGCTTCGTGCGCAATGCGTGTCGAAAAAGCGCTGGCGAAAGTGCCTGGTGTGCTGTCGGTCTCCGTCAATCTGGCCACCGAGCAAGCCAGCGTGCGTCTGCATCAGCCTGTCGATCCGGCGCAACTGGTTAAGGCTGTCACCAAGGCGGGTTATCAAGCCACGCTGCATGTGTCACCCGGCATGAGCGCGGCCACGGAGGCGGAGGCAGCAGCCACCAGCCTGACGAACAAACCCCGCACAGGCAATCCGTCCCAGCACGAACTCATTCTGGTGCTGCTCTGCGCGGCGCTTACGCTGCCACTGACGCTGCCGATGTTCGGTGCCTGGGTCGGCCTCCACGTGATGCCGCCGCTCTGGCTTCAACTCGCGCTGGCATCCGTGGTGCAGTTTGTCTTTGGCGCGCGCTTTTATCGCGCGGCGTGGTATGCGCTACGCGCACGCAGCGGCAACATGGATCTGCTGGTGGCACTCGGCACCTCGGCGGCGTATGGCGTCAGCGTCTATCAAATGACGTTGCATCGCGGCCCGGCAGACATGCTGCATCTTTACTTCGAAGCGTCAGCGGTCGTGATTACGCTGGTGCGCTTTGGCAAATGGCTCGAAACCGGAGCCCGGCGGCAAACCACCGATGCCATCCGCGCGCTCAACGCACTGCGTCCCGAACGCGCCCGGATTCGCCTCAACGCGGAGGCCGGAGCTGGGGCTGGAGCCCAGGCAACCGGGCGCTACCTCGAACGTGACGTGCCACTTGCGGAAGTGCGCACGGGCATGGAAGTCGTCGTGCGCCCTGGGGAGCGCATGCCCGTTGACGGCACCGTACTCGAAGGCCAGACGCACATCGACGAATCATTGATTACCGGCGAAAGCCTGCCAGTACCGAAAGCCCCCGGCGATCCAGTCACGGCGGGGTCGATCAATGGCGCAGGCGCGCTGGTGGTCAGCACCACGGCAACCGGAGCAGAAACCACCCTGGCCCGCATCATCCGGCTAGTCGAAACCGCGCAAGCGGAAAAAGCGCCGATCCAGCGTTTGGTGGACCGGGTCAGCGCTGTGTTCGTCCCGGTGATCTTGCTGATCGCACTGGTCACCTTCGCGGGCTGGATGCTGGCCGGTGCCAGCGTTGAAAGCGCGCTGCTCAATGCGGTCGCTGTGCTGGTAATCGCCTGCCCGTGTGCGCTGGGTCTGGCGACACCCGCTGCGATCATGGCGGGCACGGGCGTGGCCGCGCGCCACGGGGTGCTCATCAAGGATGCGCTGGCACTGGAAACCGCTCATCGGGTGAACGTTGTCGCCTTCGATAAAACCGGCACGCTGACACTGGGCCAGCCCTCGGTGACGGCATTCGAGCCGGTCGCCATGAGCCACGGCGACGCGCTCGCGCTCGCCGCCGCCGTGCAACGGCACAGCGATCACCCCCTGGCCCGCGCCGTAGTGCAGGCGTTCGAGCAGCACCGTCAGCAATCCGCCCATGACGCAGCCAGCGCCCAGCCTTCCCGGTCAGCCGTTGAACCCATCACCGCCAGCGCGGCAGCGGTATTTGCCGTGGTACCAAGCGCTCGTGCGGCTGCGGCAGCTACAGCAACTACAGCGGCGGCTACATCAATAGCTACCTCAGCGGCTCGCGCGGTGCCGGGACGCGGCGTTGAAGCACAAGTCGGTGACCAGGCCCTGGCCATCGGCAGCAGCCGCTGGCTCACCGAGCTGGGCCTGGCCGTGCCGCCTGCTTTGGCCGAACGCGCCCAGCAGCTTGAGCAAGCAGGCAACACCGTCTCGTGGCTGATGCGGCTGCCGTCTCGTCTGCCCGCGCAGCCGTCACCTCAAAACCCAGGCCACGAGGCAGCGCTCACACCGGATACGCCAGAGACACCGGATGCAGCCAGCCTTACGCTTTCCGGCGCAGCCCAGCCTGCCGCTGTGCTGGCGCTGATCGGCTTCGGTGACACCGTCAAACCAGGCGCGCGCGCCGCTATCGAACGGCTCACGCACATGGGCGTGCGCAGCCTCCTGCTCACTGGCGATAACCAGGGCAGCGCGGCCAGCATCGCCGCGAATCTCGGTATCAGCGAATACCACGCGCAGGTGCTGCCCGATGACAAGGCACGGATCATCCGCGAGCTAAAGCAGCGCACGGCGGGAGTGGTGGCGATGGTCGGCGATGGCATCAACGATGCACCCGCGCTGGCGGCGGCTGATATCGGCATGGCGATGTCCACCGGAACGGATGTCGCCATGAACGCAGCCGGCATTACGCTGATGCGCGGCGATCCGGCGCTGGTCGCTGATGCACTCGATATCTCGCGCCGCACGTGGCGCAAGATCCAGCAGAACCTGTTCTGGGCTTTCGTTTACAACCTGATTGGCATCCCGCTGGCGGCACTCGGCTGGCTCAATCCGATGCTCGCGGGCGCAGCGATGGCGTTTTCGAGTGTCAGCGTGGTGGGCAATGCCCTGCTGCTGCGCTTCTGGCGTGGCCAGCGTTAG
- a CDS encoding mobile mystery protein B: MALDFDEQEGQTPLDPDESAGLRPAHLTTKGELNDWEQANILAALIWLRRARQPDVLSENFCRTLHKKMFDKTWAWAGRFRKSDKNIGCDWTQVSVKLRDLFGNVRYWIENQVFPPDEIAARFHRDLVWIHPFPNGNGRHARMMTDALLRSMKVLPFSWGGGELVNADNARTRYLTALRAADKGDYTLLLAFVRSTA; the protein is encoded by the coding sequence ATGGCGCTAGATTTTGATGAGCAAGAGGGGCAAACGCCTCTCGACCCCGACGAAAGCGCCGGACTCAGGCCAGCGCACCTGACCACGAAGGGTGAGCTTAACGACTGGGAGCAGGCGAACATTCTGGCCGCGCTGATCTGGCTGCGCCGCGCTCGTCAGCCAGATGTACTCAGCGAAAATTTCTGTCGCACCCTGCACAAAAAAATGTTCGACAAGACTTGGGCCTGGGCCGGTAGATTCCGGAAATCCGATAAAAACATTGGATGTGACTGGACACAGGTGAGCGTCAAGCTGCGAGACCTTTTCGGCAATGTGCGCTACTGGATTGAGAATCAAGTCTTCCCGCCGGATGAAATAGCGGCGCGATTTCACCGTGATTTAGTCTGGATTCACCCCTTTCCAAACGGCAATGGCCGACATGCACGGATGATGACGGATGCACTTTTGCGCAGCATGAAAGTGCTTCCTTTTTCGTGGGGCGGCGGCGAGCTGGTTAATGCCGACAACGCTCGCACGCGATATTTAACCGCGCTGCGTGCCGCAGACAAAGGCGACTACACGTTGCTGCTCGCCTTCGTACGCAGTACCGCTTAA